The Latilactobacillus sakei subsp. sakei DSM 20017 = JCM 1157 genome includes a window with the following:
- the mraZ gene encoding division/cell wall cluster transcriptional repressor MraZ, whose amino-acid sequence MFMGEFHHTIDTKNRLIVPAKFREALGTEFVLTRGMDNCIFGYPLSEWEQLEEKLKQLPLAKKDARAFVRFFYSAAVQCTPDKQGRIMIPQALSTHASLEKECVLIGVSNRIEIWSQEKWASFSEEAEENFDDIAENMLDFDF is encoded by the coding sequence ATGTTCATGGGTGAATTTCATCACACAATCGACACGAAGAACCGATTGATTGTACCAGCCAAGTTCCGGGAAGCATTAGGAACTGAATTCGTGTTGACCCGTGGTATGGACAATTGTATCTTCGGTTACCCACTCAGCGAATGGGAACAGTTGGAAGAGAAATTAAAACAACTGCCACTCGCTAAAAAAGATGCACGTGCTTTTGTGCGTTTTTTCTACTCAGCTGCGGTGCAATGTACCCCGGATAAACAGGGCCGCATTATGATTCCCCAAGCATTATCAACCCACGCTTCTTTAGAAAAGGAATGTGTGCTGATTGGGGTTTCCAATCGAATCGAAATTTGGAGCCAAGAAAAATGGGCGAGCTTTAGTGAAGAAGCTGAAGAAAATTTCGATGACATTGCTGAAAATATGTTAGATTTTGATTTTTAA
- the rsmH gene encoding 16S rRNA (cytosine(1402)-N(4))-methyltransferase RsmH, with protein sequence MTETFKHQSVLLKETVDALNVQPDGIYVDATLGGGGHSEYLLSQLTTGHLYSFDQDDHALESSRQRLAKYADAGQVTFIKSNFRFLKTALAEQGITKIDGILYDLGVSSPQFDDAQRGFSYKKEAPLDMRMDQGAELTAYTVVNEWSYQQLIKIFFRYGEEKFSKQVARKIEQQREIAPIETTIQLADLIKEAIPAPARRTGGHPAKRIFQAIRIAVNDELGAIEDSVEQAIPLVKVGGRISIITFQSLEDRLVKTMFKEQATLPDIPKGLPIMPGTEKTVLKLVNRKPILPTEDELTVNHRAHSAKLRVAEKQKEID encoded by the coding sequence ATGACAGAAACATTTAAACATCAAAGTGTTTTATTAAAAGAAACGGTTGATGCCTTAAATGTTCAGCCAGACGGGATTTACGTTGATGCAACACTAGGTGGTGGTGGTCATAGTGAATACTTATTGTCACAATTAACAACCGGACATCTTTATTCATTTGACCAAGACGACCACGCACTTGAAAGTAGTCGCCAACGGTTAGCGAAGTATGCGGATGCAGGACAAGTGACATTTATCAAGAGTAATTTTCGATTTTTGAAAACAGCACTCGCTGAACAAGGCATCACGAAGATTGATGGTATTTTATACGACTTAGGTGTTTCATCACCACAGTTTGACGATGCCCAACGCGGCTTCAGTTATAAAAAAGAAGCGCCACTCGATATGCGCATGGATCAAGGCGCCGAGTTAACAGCGTATACAGTCGTTAACGAATGGTCTTACCAACAATTGATTAAAATTTTCTTCAGATATGGTGAAGAAAAATTCTCAAAACAAGTCGCACGTAAAATCGAACAACAAAGAGAAATTGCACCCATTGAAACGACAATCCAATTAGCAGATTTAATTAAAGAGGCAATTCCGGCACCGGCAAGACGGACGGGTGGGCATCCAGCTAAGCGGATTTTCCAAGCAATCCGAATTGCGGTTAATGATGAATTAGGCGCAATTGAAGATTCAGTTGAACAAGCCATTCCATTAGTTAAAGTGGGTGGTCGAATTAGCATCATTACGTTCCAATCATTGGAAGACCGTTTAGTCAAAACAATGTTTAAGGAACAAGCGACATTACCAGATATTCCTAAGGGATTACCGATTATGCCGGGCACCGAAAAAACCGTTTTAAAACTGGTTAATCGCAAACCAATCCTACCAACAGAAGACGAGTTAACGGTTAACCACCGGGCACACAGTGCTAAGTTAAGAGTAGCTGAAAAACAAAAAGAAATAGACTAG